One window of Coregonus clupeaformis isolate EN_2021a unplaced genomic scaffold, ASM2061545v1 scaf2078, whole genome shotgun sequence genomic DNA carries:
- the LOC121546242 gene encoding LOW QUALITY PROTEIN: dynamin-1-like protein (The sequence of the model RefSeq protein was modified relative to this genomic sequence to represent the inferred CDS: deleted 2 bases in 2 codons) — protein MEALIPVINKLQDVFNTVGADIIQLPQIAVVGTQSSGKSSVLESLVGKDMLPRGTGVVTRRPLILQLVHVDPGAGRKMKDENGVEGDEWGTFLHTKNKIYTDFSEIRQEIENETERISGTNKGISDEPIHLKIFSPNVVNLTLVDLPGITKVPVGDQPKDIEVQIRELILKHISNPNSIILAVTAANTDMATSEALKVAREVDPDGRRTLAVVTKLDLMDAGTDAMDVLMGRVIPVKLGLIGVVNRSQLDINNKKSVSDAIQDEHAFLQKKYPSLANRNGTKYLARTLNRLLMHHIRDCLPELKTRINVLAAQYQSLLSSYGQPVEDQNATLLQLITKFAAEYCHTIKGTAKYIETAELCGGARICYIFHETFGRTLESVDPLGGLNTIDILTAIRNATGPRPSLFVPEVSFELLVKKQVKSLEEPSLRCVELVHEEMQRIIQHCSNYSTQELLRFPKLHDAIVEVVTSLLRKRLPITNEMVHNLVAIELAYINTKHPDFADACGVMNNNIEESRRNRMRELPTAVPRDKSVVKGPVGQPPIPTEPPASLDAEGAKAPGAGPQGDQEGTGNWRGMLKKGDEGAPGSGPASPHKGLAVNLLDVPVPVARKLSSREQRDCEVIERLIKSYFLIVRKNIQDSVPKAVMHFLVNHVKDSLQSELVGQLYKSGLLNDLLTESEDMAQRRKEAANMLEALQKASQVIAEIRETHLW, from the exons ATGGAGGCTCTAATCCCCGTTATAAACAAGCTTCAAGATGTCTTCAATACGGTGGGAGCAGACATAATACAGCTGCCGCAGATAGCAGTCGTTGGAACCCAG AGCAGTGGGAAGAGCTCTGTGTTGGAGAGCCTGGTTGGCAAGGACATGCTGCCCCGTGGGACAGGTGTAGTGACCCGCCGGCCACTCATCCTACAGCTCGTCCACGTGGATCCTGGAGCTGGCAGGAAAATGAAAGATGAGAATG GCGTGGAAGGAGACGAATGGGGCACATTTCTACACACCAAAAACAAG ATCTACACAGACTTCAGTGAAATCAGGCAGGAAATCGAAAATGAAACGGAAAGAATTTCAGGTACTAACAAG GGGATCAGTGATGAGCCTATTCACCTGAAGATCTTCTCTCCTAATGTGGTGAACCTCACTCTGGTGGATCTA CCTGGCATCACCAAG GTCCCAGTGGGCGACCAGCCCAAAGACATAGAGGTGCAGATCAGAGAGCTGATCCTGAAGCACATCTCCAACCCCAACTCCATCATCCTGGCTGTGACCGCTGCCAACACAGACATGGCCACCTCAGAGGCCCTCAAAGTGGCCCGCGAGGTCGACCCCGACG GCAGGAGGACACTGGCGGTGGTGACCAAGCTGGACTTGATGGACGCTGGTACTGATGCTATGGATGTCCTGATGGGCCGGGTCATCCCTGTCAAACTG GGCCTCATAGGAGTGGTCAACAG GAGTCAGTTGGACATCAACAATAAGAAGTCAGTGAGCGATGCCATTCAAGATGAACATGCTTTCCTGCAGAAGAAGTACCCCTCTCTCGCTAATAGAAATGGAACCAAATATCTGGCCAGGACTCTGAACAG GTTACTGATGCACCACATCAGAGACTGTCTACCGGAGCTGAAGACGCGTATCAACGTGCTGGCGGCTCAGTACCAGTCTCTGTTGAGCAGCTACGGCCAGCCCGTGGAGGACCAGAATGCCACCCTGCTGCAGCTCATCACCAAGTTCGCTGCAGAGTACTGCCACACCATCAAGGGCACGGCCAAGTACATTGAGACGGCCGAGCT ATGCGGTGGTGCCAGAATCTGTTACATATTTCACGAGACTTTTGGGCGAACATTAGAGTCAGTGGATCCCCTAGGAGGACTCAACACCATAGACATCCTGACTGCCATCAGGAACGCCACT gGCCCTCGTCCGTCTCTGTTTGTGCCTGAGGTGTCGTTTGAGCTGCTGGTGAAGAAGCAGGTGAAGAGTCTGGAGGAGCCCAGCCTGCGCTGTGTAGAGCTGGTCCACGAGGAGATGCAGAGGATCATCCAGCACTGCAGCAACTACAGCACACAG GAGCTGTTAAGATTTCCAAAGCTCCATGATGCCATAGTAGAAGTGGTCACCTCTCTGCTCAGGAAAAGGCTGCCTATCACCAATGAGATG GTGCATAATCTGGTGGCCATAGAGCTGGCCTACATCAACACAAAACACCCTGACTTTGCTGATGCCTGTGGGGTCATGAACAACAACATAGAG GAGTCGAGGAGAAACAGAATGAGAGAGCTGCCCACTGCAGTCCCCAGGGATAAG TCCGTAGTTAAGGGTCCAGTCGGCCAGCCTCCCATACCTACCGAGCCCCCTGCCTCTTTGGACGCGGAGGGTGCCAAG GCTCCCGGAGCAGGGCCCCAGGGGGACCAGGAGGGGACAGGGAACTGGAGAGGCATGCTGAAGAAAGGGGACGAGGGGGCCCCCGGCTCTGGCCCCGCCAGCCCCCATAAGGGCCTTGCCGTCAACCTGCTGGATGTG CCCGTTCCCGTTGCCAGGAAGTTGTCTTCTCGGGAGCAGCGTGACTGTGAGGTCATCGAGAGACTCATCAAGTCCTACTTTCTCATTGTCCGGAAAAACATCCAAGACAG CGTGCCCAAGGCAGTGATGCACTTCCTGGTGAACCATGTGAAGGACAGTCTGCAGAGTGAGCTGGTGGGTCAGCTCTATAAGTCTGGTCTCCTCAACGACCTGCTCACTGAGTCTGAGGACATGGCCCAGAGACGCAAGGAGGCTGCAAACATGCTAGAG GCTCTGCAGAAGGCCAGTCAGGTCATTGCTGAGATCAGAGAGACTCATCTGTGGTAA